Part of the Deltaproteobacteria bacterium genome is shown below.
CCACGTTTCCCCCAGACCCCCTTCAAAGACTTTTAATTCCCTGCGGATCATCCCGATTTTGCAGGCAAAATCGGGATGATCCGCAGGGCGTTAAAAGTTTTTGGAGGGAGTCTGAGGGAACCTTTTTACAAAAAGGTTCCCTCAGGGTAATTAATCAGAGTTTCCTTAGCTTTCTTTCAGGGGCGGCCCCGGGGTGACGCGCAGTGTCCGGTATTCCATGGCGGTCACTGTGCCCGGCGGAGCGCCCTTTGGTTTTTTCACCTTTTCCGCCGGTGCGCAAATGACCTCGGCCCCGGCCTGGTCCGGGAGTCTGCTGAAGCGGGCCGCCAGGGAGGCGGCTTCGATGATCGAGCGCTCGATGGTTTCGATGGGGCGGCCCGCGCACTTGAGCACCACGTGCGAGCCCGGCGCGTCCTTTGCGTGGAACCAGAGGTCACCGGCCGAGGCGTGGCGGCGCAGGAGAAGGTCGTTTCCGGCGTCGTCTTTTCCGCAGAGTATGGTGAGGCCTTCGGAGCTTTCGAACCTTCGAAACGGCGCGGCCTGTGTCTGCCGTCCTTGCGGCCCTCTTCCCTTGGGCAGGCGCGGCGCGGCGCTCCGGCCCGCGGCGGCTTCGAGTTCGCGGCGAAGCGCCGGGAGTTCTTCCTCGGAGACGGCGGCGTCGATGCGGCGCAGGAGGCCGTCGAGGCGCTCGATCTCGGCCGCCGTCTCCGGTATGCGGCTTTTCAGCAGTTCGAGGGCCCTTTGGGCCTTGCGGGCCCGCCTGAAGAGGCGCTCCACGTTGGCCTGGGGGGAGAGGGCCGGGTCGAGCGCGACGGTCACGGGGCGGGGCGGCTCCTCGAACCAGTCGGTCACCTCCACCGACGCCGCCCCTTTCCTCAGCAGCCCGTAATTGGCGGCCAGGAGCTCGGCGAGCCTGCGGCAGCGCAGCTCGCTTTCGGCCCTCGTCCTGTCGCCCTCGAGGTTTCGGAGTTTTCTCGCCGCCTTCTTTCTCGCCGCCGCCGCGGCCCTGCGAAGCGCCGCCCTCCCGGCGCGGAAGGCGTCGGCGTCGTCGAGCTCCCCGTAATAGCGCTCGGCGGCCTCGTTCCACGTCCCCTCTCCCCTGTCCAACGGCGGCCCTTCACGCCTGCCGCCCGGGGGAAGCGGCGCGAGCCTCTCGCCCGGCCACACGGCCCGCGGCGACCGGCCGGGCGCGTAGAGGCGCAGGGCGTCCACGACCACACCATCGCCGTCGACGAGTATGATGTTGCTCGACTTGCCGGTGAGCTCGCAGACGAGGCACATGGGCCGCGGCCCTTCTTCGCCGCGCACCGTGAGCCTCAGGCGCGCTATGCGCTCTCCCTCAACGGCCTCGACCCCTTCTATGCGGGCGCCCGTTATCCTGCTGCGCAGAAGGGCGCACAGGCGCAGCGGCGCCGGAGGGCTCGGAGGCCGCCGCGTGGTGAGATACATGGCCGGATGGACCCGGTGGGCCGAGACGAGGAGGCGCTTTTCGCCGCCGCGCGCGAAGACCTTGACTATGATGCGGTGATCGTCGGGCTGGTAGACCTTTGAAACGATCCCGCCCCGCAGGGCCCGGTCGAGCTCCGAAGTTATGGCGGCGAGAAGGATTGGGTCCATGAAGTGAATATACCACGAATCCGGGGGCCTTTTGCAAGAGAGCGCGGGTGTTGACTCGACGGGGCCGGGCGGTTATAGTGTCGGGTGGAGACGCCTTGCGGAGGGCCTGCGCCGGGTCCGCTTGCGCGGCGCGCCTTCGAGCCCCCGGAGGGTTCGGGCCGCAAAGGCGTAACAGTCCCGCCTGGCGCGGCCCGAACCTTCCGGGGGGCTCGAAGGGGGCTGAAGTTCGGCTGCCTTCGGGAAGCTCTGAAGTCTTTAGAAGGGGGGGGGGCGGATGGAGCATAGGGTGCCCTTATGGAAAAAAGAGAGGGATTCATGAAGGACGTGCTCGAGAGGATATTCACCGTCAACCTCGGGGTGAGGCCGCACGAGCGGGCGCTCGTCTTTACGGACCTGCCGGCCGCGGGCGAAACGGCGCGTCCTGGCGGCGAGGGGGCGGATGCGCAGCTTCGCGGGATTGCGAGACTGACGGCCGAGGCGGGCCGGGCCTTATGCAGGGTCGACTACGTGGAGTTCCCTTCCACGGGCGGCCACGGCAAGGAGCCGCCCGAGCCGCTGTGGGAGGCCGCCTTCGGCTCCGAAGTCGTCTCGGAGCTCAGGGAGGCGGGGCTTCTGGGCCGCCTGCTCGCCAAGGAGGCGGATGCGGCCGATCTTGCGCGCGTGGAGGAGGTAGTCAGGGGCTCGGCCGCCGGGGGGCCTGACGCCGTGGTGGCGCTCTCCCGCTACTCGACGAGCCATACGAGGTTCCGGGACCTCCTTACAAGGTGTCTGGGCGCGCGCTACGCCTCAATGCCGCTCTTCGAGAAGTCCATGATATACGGCCCCATGGCGGCCGACTGGCGCGAGGTCGAGGCCAGGACGCTGCGCCTTTGCAGGCTCGCCGACGGCGGGGCGGAGGTCCATATAAAGGCTCCCAACGGCACGGACATACGCTTCTCCATCGAGGGCCGCTCCTTCATCGCCGACACGGGCATACTGACCGAGCCAGGCTCGTTCGGCAACCTGCCGGCCGGAGAGGCCTTCCTCGCCCCCGTGGAGGAGACGGCCGAGGGGGTGCTGGTGCTCGAGTGGGGACCGACCGGCAGGTTCGTCGAGCCCGTCGTCCTGAGGTTCGAGGGCGGTTTCGTTGCGGAGGTCTCCGGCGGCGACCCCTTCGCGGCAGAACTCGGCGGGAAGATAGCGGCCGAGCCGCTTGTCGGCAATCTCGCTGAGCTCGGCATAGGCACCAACGACAGGGCCGCAAGGCCCGACAACATCCTCGAGACCGAGAAGATACTGGGCACGGTACACATGGCCATAGGCGACAACTCTTCGTTCGGCGGGCGCGTGAGCGTGCCCTACCACCAGGACTTCGTCCTCTACCGGCCCACGGTGGTCGTCACGAAGAGGGGAGGCGAAACAGTGAGGCTTTTGATCGATGGAAAACCGGCCTTTTGATTACCCTGAGGGAACCTTTTTGTAAAAGGGTCACAGACCCACGGTTCCCTCAGACTCCCTCCAAAAACTTTAACGCCCTGCGGCCCATCCCGATTTTGCTTGCAAAATCGGGATGAGCCGCAGGGAATTAAAAGTCTTTGAAGGGGGTCTGGGGGAAACTTTCTACAGAAAGTTTCCCCCGGTGAAATAAATCGGAGCTTCATTAAAATACTGTTGCCTGAATCATGGAAGTTTGTTAATGTAAATTCTCTCGACCACCCCGTGGTATGACAAATGTCATGGTATGGCAACAAATCGCATCCGCGGTGGCGGCTTCGGGTGCACGGGGCCGAGGGGATGCGCAACAATAAAAGAGACAGGGGGACTTGAACTATGGAAAACGAGAGGCGAAGACCCGACGAGGCCGCAGCGTTGCGGGAGCTTCGGGAGGCCGTTGCGGCCGAGAGGAAAAAGAACGAGCTCTCGACAAGGCGCTCCATGCTCAAGAGCGCTGCTCTGGGCGCCCTTGCGCTTGTCACCACCGGGACTCTTGCCAAGAAGGTGGCCGACAAGGCGGTCGGCACCGACGCCCAGAGGGCGTACCTGGCCGACATAGTGCCGGGAGACGCCGTCTGGAAGGCGCGCAGGTTCGTCCTCATGACCGACGGCGAGAAGAGGGCCCTGGTCAGGAAGTTCGAGGACGACTACCGCAAAAGGCGCGCCTGAGGGGCCGGGACGTCCCGAGATCCCGCTGCGCGGCAGAGGGCGCTCGCTTCGCAGCGCAGGCGGGACCGCTTCACTCCCTGGTCGTTCATCATGAGAGGGGGCATTCTCGAAGGTTCCCAATAAACATTCCTGGAGGACAGAAGTGGCCGAGGATAAGAATAAAGAAAAAAGATTGGACGGCAGTGTCACGCGCCGGGATTTCATGAAGAAGTCGGCGCAGGTCGGCGCGGCCTCCGTTGCCGGGGCCGCGGCTCTTCTCACGGGGTCGGACGACGCCGAGGCCAAGGCCACATGGGCCGAGTGGTTCCAGACCAACTACAGGCTCATGACCGACGACGAGAAGAAAGAGGCCATAGCGAGGCTCGAAAAACGCTACTCCGAGGAGTACGGCAAGCGCGTAACCGTAGACGGCTCTCCGCCCATGGAGGGCGTGCTCTTCGGCTACGCCCTCAACATACAGAAGTGCATAGGCTGCCGGCGCTGCGTGCACGCCTGCGTGCGCGAGAACAACCAGTCGCGCCACGACCCCGAGATCCAGTGGATAAGGGTCATAAAACTCGAAAAGGGCAACTTCTCCGCCGACGACATGAACAGCGGCTACCCCGAGGGCCACGGCATACAGGTCGGCGGCAACGCCTACAAGAACGCCGGCGTCGTGCTCGAGGGCCAGCACTACTACGAGCCCGAGAAGGTGCCGGAAAAAGATCATTTCTACCTGCCCATCCAGTGCATGCAGTGCGAAAAGCCGCCGTGTGTTAAGGTCTGCCCCGTGCGGACCACCTATCGAGACCCCGACGGCGTGGTCGTCATCGACTACAACTGGTGCATAGGCTGCAGGATGTGCATGGGCGCCTGTCCCTACTGGGCGAGGCGCTTCAACTGGGCCGAGCCCAACCTGCCGCCCGACGAGATGAACCCGAGGACCCACTACCTGGGCAACAGGCCCCGCATGGTCGGCGTCGTCGAGAAGTGCACCTTCTGCCTGCAGCGCTCGCGCAAGGGCCGCTACACGGCCTGCGTCGAGGTCTGCCCCGTGGGGGCGCGCAAGTTCGGCAACCTCCTCGACCCCGAAAGCGAGGTGCGCAAGATACTGGACCGCAAGCGGGTCTTCAGGCTCAGGGCCGACCTCAACACCTATCCGAAGTTCTTCTATTTCATAGATTGATAAGGGGATATCGCCATGGTCAGTTTTGTCTTCGATTACGTAGGGTACATCCTCAAGGGCGGAAAGAAATACTACGCCTGGATGCTCTCGCTCCTGTTCTTCATGTTCATAATGGCCTTCTGCCTCGTCCACCAGTGGACGCACGGCATGATAGTGACGGGCCTCACCGATCAGGTGACCTGGGGCATCTACCTGGCTAACTTCGTCTTCCTCGTCGGCGTGGCCGCCGGAGCCGTGACCGTCGTCTTTCCGTCCTACGTATACCACAACAAGGACCTCAAGAAGGTGGCCGTGCTCGGCGAGATGGTGGCCATCTCGGCCGTCATCATGTGCCTGCTCTTCGTCGTGGCCCACATGGGGCGCCCCGACAGGGCCTGGCACATGATACCGGGCATAGGCATCTACAACTGGCCCAACTCCATGCTGAGCTGGGACGTGCTCGTCCTAAACGGCTACCTGCTGCTGAACCTCATATGCGGCTTCTACTACCTCTACAAGAAGTACAGGGGCGACGAGCTCAACAAGA
Proteins encoded:
- a CDS encoding peptidase; translated protein: MEKREGFMKDVLERIFTVNLGVRPHERALVFTDLPAAGETARPGGEGADAQLRGIARLTAEAGRALCRVDYVEFPSTGGHGKEPPEPLWEAAFGSEVVSELREAGLLGRLLAKEADAADLARVEEVVRGSAAGGPDAVVALSRYSTSHTRFRDLLTRCLGARYASMPLFEKSMIYGPMAADWREVEARTLRLCRLADGGAEVHIKAPNGTDIRFSIEGRSFIADTGILTEPGSFGNLPAGEAFLAPVEETAEGVLVLEWGPTGRFVEPVVLRFEGGFVAEVSGGDPFAAELGGKIAAEPLVGNLAELGIGTNDRAARPDNILETEKILGTVHMAIGDNSSFGGRVSVPYHQDFVLYRPTVVVTKRGGETVRLLIDGKPAF
- a CDS encoding 4Fe-4S dicluster domain-containing protein → MDGSVTRRDFMKKSAQVGAASVAGAAALLTGSDDAEAKATWAEWFQTNYRLMTDDEKKEAIARLEKRYSEEYGKRVTVDGSPPMEGVLFGYALNIQKCIGCRRCVHACVRENNQSRHDPEIQWIRVIKLEKGNFSADDMNSGYPEGHGIQVGGNAYKNAGVVLEGQHYYEPEKVPEKDHFYLPIQCMQCEKPPCVKVCPVRTTYRDPDGVVVIDYNWCIGCRMCMGACPYWARRFNWAEPNLPPDEMNPRTHYLGNRPRMVGVVEKCTFCLQRSRKGRYTACVEVCPVGARKFGNLLDPESEVRKILDRKRVFRLRADLNTYPKFFYFID
- a CDS encoding fibronectin-binding domain-containing protein; the protein is MDPILLAAITSELDRALRGGIVSKVYQPDDHRIIVKVFARGGEKRLLVSAHRVHPAMYLTTRRPPSPPAPLRLCALLRSRITGARIEGVEAVEGERIARLRLTVRGEEGPRPMCLVCELTGKSSNIILVDGDGVVVDALRLYAPGRSPRAVWPGERLAPLPPGGRREGPPLDRGEGTWNEAAERYYGELDDADAFRAGRAALRRAAAAARKKAARKLRNLEGDRTRAESELRCRRLAELLAANYGLLRKGAASVEVTDWFEEPPRPVTVALDPALSPQANVERLFRRARKAQRALELLKSRIPETAAEIERLDGLLRRIDAAVSEEELPALRRELEAAAGRSAAPRLPKGRGPQGRQTQAAPFRRFESSEGLTILCGKDDAGNDLLLRRHASAGDLWFHAKDAPGSHVVLKCAGRPIETIERSIIEAASLAARFSRLPDQAGAEVICAPAEKVKKPKGAPPGTVTAMEYRTLRVTPGPPLKES